The genomic stretch ATGATAGCGATATGGCGAGGACGTTTTAGTTCATGAACTTTGTCTGGAGTTGACATAGAATGGTGAGATTAAATTTGCATTAACTCTTCTTCTTTGGTCTTTGCTAGCTTTTCTACTTCGGTGATATTCTGATCGGTCATTTTTTGTATCATGTCTTTGGCGCGACGTTCTTCATCTTCAGTGATGAGCTTTTTCTTAAGCAATTCTTTAAGTTGATGATTGGCATCTTGACGATAATTACGAATCGATACGCGTGCATCCTCGGCTTCTTGTTTGACTAACTTACTCATATCGCGGCGACGTTCTTCGGTTAGCATCGCTAAAGGAACACGAATAACATTGCCTGCGGTTAAAGGATTCAAACCTAAATTAGACTGAATAATGGCTTTTTCGATGGTGGGAATAGACGATTTTTCCCAAGGCGTAACCAATAAGGTTCGTGCATCAGCGACGGTAATACTAGCAACATGATTCAATGG from Rickettsiella endosymbiont of Miltochrista miniata encodes the following:
- the frr gene encoding ribosome recycling factor — encoded protein: MIGTIKLTTEQGMQKALEALKINLAKLRTGRAHPSLLEQLRIPQYGGQEVPLNHVASITVADARTLLVTPWEKSSIPTIEKAIIQSNLGLNPLTAGNVIRVPLAMLTEERRRDMSKLVKQEAEDARVSIRNYRQDANHQLKELLKKKLITEDEERRAKDMIQKMTDQNITEVEKLAKTKEEELMQI